DNA sequence from the Bradyrhizobium diazoefficiens genome:
CCGTGGGCTCGATGCCGCACATGCCGCAATCGTTGCGCGCGCGGACTACGATCAATGGACAGTCCCCAATGGTTTTGATCGCCACCGACCTCTGTTCCGCATCGCTCTCGGCGACGCGCCCGGGACAGACCTCTACGTTTCGTCGCTCACGGGCGAGGTCGTGCTGGATACAACGCGGGCCGAGCGAGGCTGGAATCTCGCCGGCAGCGTGTTGCACTGGATCTATCCGACAATTCTGAGACGCGACTGGGCGCTGTGGGATCGGGCGGTCTGGACCTTGTCGCTGCTGGCGTTGATCGCTGCGGCATTGGGTGCGGTGCTGGGGATTGCGCGGATCAAGTTGCGAGCAGGGGTGATCGGCTCGCCCTATCGCGGCTGGCACGCTCTGCATCACATCATCGGTCTCGTTGCGACCGCCTTCGTGCTGACCTGGATTTTCAGCGGCTGGCTCTCCATTGATCACGGCCGGCTGTTTTCACGCGGGCAGCTGACCTCGGCTGAAGCGGGCGTGATAAATCGTTCGCCGGATTGGAAGACGGCCCCGTTGGCTGACCGGAAGCAGCTGGCGGTCCGGGAAATCGAGTGGTTTGCCTTCGACGGCAAAGTCTATCGACGCGAGCGGACGGACCTCGCCGAACAGGTTCTGGTGCGGCCAGCGGGCGAAGGGCAGGCATTCCTCAGCGCGCAAGAGGTCGGCGGCCTGGTGACGAGGCTCGCGGGGGGCTGCGGCGCACCGGCCGCTCTTGCCGATAACGACGACTACGCTGCGCAGTCCAGCGTTCCCGGCGCGCCCGTCTACCGTACCCGCTGCGGTGATCTCTGGTTCGACATCGACGCCGCTGACGGCACCGTGCTGCAACGACTGGATTCATCGCGACGGGCCTATCGCTGGTTCTATAGCGCGCTACACACGCTCGATTTCCCTGCCCTCCTGGCGCATCCGCGCCTGCGCGATGTGCTGATCGTCGGGCTTTGCGCGCTCGGCCTGGTGTTCTCCGTCACCGGCATCGTGATCGGCTGGCGGCGCTTGCGGTCGAAATTCGCAACCTGAGCTGCATGACGCGCATGGCCGGCGAGAAGATCAGCGATGCCCGGCCGCGGCGTCATTGATCTCTTTTCGCGGGCCGCCTTTCAGTGTAGCTCTGCGCCACCTAAGCGGTGGCCGCCAATCGGGTCGCCGATATCATGCAGGAGAGGCAAGGATGTACCCGAAAGTTCAGATGTTCATCGCCGGCGAGTGGACCGACGGCACCTCCGGCAAGTCGGAGGACATCCTCAATCCCGCAACCGGCCAGCCGATCGGCCAGACTCCGCACGCCTCGAAGGCCGACCTCGATCGTGCGCTGGAGGCGGCCAAGGCCGGTTTTGAGGTCTG
Encoded proteins:
- a CDS encoding PepSY domain-containing protein; the protein is MMGAIVLLHRWLGIAFCLLFAMWFASGIVMHFVPFPSLTEAERFAGLAPVERTQPVMAVADAVVTSGIADATRVRLIQRSDGPVYIVSGPLRMRAVRASDGVDASVESADVALAIALEHARSRGLDAAHAAIVARADYDQWTVPNGFDRHRPLFRIALGDAPGTDLYVSSLTGEVVLDTTRAERGWNLAGSVLHWIYPTILRRDWALWDRAVWTLSLLALIAAALGAVLGIARIKLRAGVIGSPYRGWHALHHIIGLVATAFVLTWIFSGWLSIDHGRLFSRGQLTSAEAGVINRSPDWKTAPLADRKQLAVREIEWFAFDGKVYRRERTDLAEQVLVRPAGEGQAFLSAQEVGGLVTRLAGGCGAPAALADNDDYAAQSSVPGAPVYRTRCGDLWFDIDAADGTVLQRLDSSRRAYRWFYSALHTLDFPALLAHPRLRDVLIVGLCALGLVFSVTGIVIGWRRLRSKFAT